Proteins encoded within one genomic window of Plasmodium cynomolgi strain B DNA, chromosome 11, whole genome shotgun sequence:
- a CDS encoding nicotinate phosphoribosyltransferase-like protein (putative) — MSSDNFSGKNGISVGEQSYLNGKANGIVGANSNLMDNVRIDKNSNSLYVYDIPITESDLRQLLILKRKKDEADVANGSCVDSSVKVCPMEMQKRKMEISNVTSKGTCSNVLNYEQGSNCPEEKLKMVSLVNCTKFIIENRINKDIDIPHSNTVNALFMDYYHLVMAYTFFRQKKHEQESTFEIYFRKCPFNGKFAILGGVYEAIKYINSFRFTEAQLGFIRKKMSHYQDIDLFINYLKGLNGRDVSLYCIEEGSIVFPHEPLMVIQGPLLICQILESALLNMINYPTLIATNSMLYKISINHKPLAEFGCRRAQGPDGALSGTRYSAVGCDFTSNVYASFLYDIPIIGTMSHSFISSYQHGETLHSKYLDNHDFLSIVQKNKEIIHKLYNCELAKESELTAFVAFAQINPKIFICLIDTYDSLKSGIYNFLIVALSLHEINYKPIGIRLDSGDFSYLTTECKKIFNDVSEKLNVPFRDLKICISNDLNEQVIKELQAQEHHVDIFAIGTNLITCQSQPSLGLVYKLVEINNHPCFKLTNENKKANFPYRKRVYRLYTDDNLASHDIIQHFDEAPPSENQQIVCVNVMDGNKQFSIIPKKVEEKLRLIWDHGKLLTQLKTVTELKQYTHSDIARFKKEHFFTSSPLPYDVLFSLNYHKMYEKLLV, encoded by the coding sequence ATGAGCAGTGACAATTTTAGCGGCAAGAACGGGATTTCCGTTGGTGAGCAGTCGTACCTGAACGGAAAGGCGAATGGAATTGTAGGGGCAAATTCCAACCTAATGGATAACGTAAGGATTGATAAGAACAGCAACTCCCTCTACGTATATGATATCCCAATTACAGAATCTGATTTAAGGcaacttttaattttaaaaaggaaaaaagacgAAGCGGATGTAGCAAATGGGAGCTGCGTGGACTCATCGGTAAAGGTTTGCCCCATGGaaatgcagaaaaggaaaatggaaatcTCGAATGTAACATCCAAGGGAACATGTTCTAACGTATTAAATTACGAACAAGGAAGCAACTGCCCAGAGGAAAAACTTAAAATGGTTTCCCTGGTTAACTGCACGAAGTTTATAATAGAAAATAGGATTAACAAGGATATAGACATACCACACAGCAACACGGTGAATGCACTGTTTATGGATTACTACCATTTGGTAATGGCGTACACATTCTTTAGACAGAAGAAGCATGAACAAGAATCCACgtttgaaatttattttaggaAGTGCCCctttaatggaaaatttgCAATTCTAGGGGGAGTGTACGAAGCTATAAAGTATATCAATTCGTTCCGATTTACAGAAGCACAGTTAGGAtttattagaaaaaaaatgtcgcaCTACCAAGATATCgatttgttcataaattatttgaaagGATTAAATGGAAGGGATGTGTCTCTTTATTGTATAGAGGAAGGGTCTATAGTATTTCCTCATGAACCCTTAATGGTAATCCAGGGCCCATTACTAATATGTCAAATTTTGGAAAGTGCCTTACtgaatatgataaattatcCAACCTTGATAGCTACAAACAGTATGCTTTATAAAATTTCTATAAATCATAAACCGCTAGCCGAATTTGGTTGTAGGAGAGCCCAAGGTCCAGATGGTGCATTAAGTGGAACTAGATATTCTGCAGTTGGCTGCGACTTCACATCGAACGTGTATGCTTCCTTCCTTTATGACATTCCAATAATAGGAACCATGTCCCATTCTTTTATCTCTTCTTATCAGCATGGCGAAACCTTGCATAGCAAATACCTAGACAACCATGACTTCCTGAGCATTGtacaaaagaacaaagagaTCATCCACAAACTTTACAACTGTGAATTGGCAAAAGAGAGTGAATTGACTGCCTTTGTCGCATTTGCGCAAATTAAccccaaaatttttatctgcCTTATAGATACGTATGACTCTTTAAAATCCGGAAtttacaactttttaatCGTTGCCTTATCTTTGcatgaaataaattacaagCCAATTGGAATCAGACTCGATTCTGGCGATTTTAGTTACCTCACAACggagtgcaaaaaaatatttaatgatGTAtctgaaaaattaaatgtcCCATTTCgtgatttaaaaatatgcattagTAACGATCTTAACGAGCAAgtaataaaagaattacaGGCACAAGAGCACCATGTGGACATTTTTGCCATTGGCACAAACCTAATCACATGTCAATCGCAGCCTTCTCTAGGACTTGTATACAAGCTAGTCGAGATTAACAACCACCCCTGTTTTAAAttaacaaatgaaaataaaaaagctaaTTTTCCCTACCGAAAGAGGGTCTACCGATTATACACAGATGATAATTTAGCTTCTCATGATATCATCCAACATTTTGATGAAGCACCCCCTTCTGAGAATCAACAAATTGTCTGTGTAAATGTCATGGATGGAAATAAGCAATTTTCCATTATCCCCAAAAAGGTTGAAGAGAAATTGCGTCTTATATGGGACCACGGAAAATTACTAACTCAGTTAAAAACTGTCACAGAATTGAAGCAGTACACGCATAGTGATATAGCTAGATTTAAGAAGGAGCATTTCTTTACTTCCTCTCCGCTTCCTTACGATGTTCTCTTTTCTTTGAACTATCACAAAATGTATGAAAAGTTGCTCGTAAA
- a CDS encoding hypothetical protein (putative), producing MNILKGKKIITTCLANFERRGGGGGKSNFCAFHTKQKKKKEKKGVADSSKGTNFLKNLCNKNIINHLDPINLIENLKQVTECSVGEDVIRNYLYRIKLLNEQWSLNKIYFILKTLVKYNLRDVVLMSKLEKTINELVPLCQGNKAEKDPFENVYIVRISYILHAFCHFGYTNCEVVETLVKILSTKLDYIIFYSNYVDPLFNDYSLSCEENGHYVVRGDTSAAASPNSGDKTSGDAKGKVSTIDINDMFDMVDVAYLAEEGNPRANPRSNPDVEWQRRGEVFVRNINFNEIYLIVNTMKGSKHTNKVFLNKLKFLFYFNCINLDRGTDSHYKYVTLLFHFFYEPTDMHLSNIMKFFLAKHADMNNVHDLVLTLVTVYYGGLEKRGNLSNMSSSRNVPGESAVHNEAHLNSIHRKNLKYAQSDDIISVIEGIPFISNGKKQKLKAILQHVDQHSSVRSTNFVDLIYEKVLHVLSRKYEEEEFEGEEANDPKLLQNVQVTMKRRSNEASLCRSDKSSELQSLTELIKIRICTFGEVDSLFYLYLKNKVHLFNIDAVLNIMKSFIFVYHMQNELSKNYHRVHLSDRYTNVVRNNLGSLTSLIIEMVSSMSLDRLYSLCSLKDLSMLLYFFYQIGNIFVNQMFEELYLKKVQSYIDSIVITKLKLLLGGGSRDGHPPTGVSAPMWGKKTEECNVKRRQDSTLPRIHTNEIYSSEKKEVLANRDSGSYQLGGAMQNRLNIPNSGENEKEGTDGYFPNVHCPNKECEEHGEPIDVHILLLNMYSKRGQNKNVIHMLLEILNRHQVGRKIMPCTIYVNLLNSFAKLRYRNLDLIGTCLHKISEHSGELHFFEYTNLLISLSKLNVFAVNLSMYDGVFFPQDCPSRGCTYQEETNRIFLNEYNGESTKRLGEEKIVHNLNKILKQINESISNFVAIPNYKMANVISNMLSSYTVLGFDKIDFKNVNKLLECFHDYVFGYFGEGRLSGCRSRPSSDRSRPNSDRSRTVGDTHPNEDEPKGNEYSYFYQDILTCMNNPLRKNHYWYFSEKNNIIVRRRDTNETLYLPIQCLYQVYIFNVYFGAYVQRLFSSYGCGKVGSGELPIGEALIGQSGGANSSPSLPHSTNLFLKNNTGVKKPETSTLLSDRSKHILNNVTFFVKYINNFYKKKRYERYNLCTQFVHSCGDKAASTEQLIDYVKMCSMQIKRDIASVHSSSFHREVLSTLLSLGVKNVQCEVPFMDGIYTVDIVINNSTCIEINGSNHYYYDNNLKRSGEKLDALNLIKYYLLSKKYKLILVSYLDWNNLKSAEEKKDYLVKRIHA from the exons atgaatatattaaagggcaaaaaaattattacaaccTGTTTAGCGAATTTTGaaagaaggggaggaggaggagggaaaaGTAACTTCTGTGCATTTCACACgaaacaaaagaagaagaaggaaaaaaaaggtgtagcTGATAGCAGCAAGGGgacaaactttttaaaaaatttatgcaaTAAAAACATTATCAATCATTTGGATCCcataaatttaattgaaaaTCTGAAACAGGTAACTGAGTGTAGTGTTGGTGAAGATGTCATTAGGAATTATCTATACAGAATAAAACTACTAAACGAACAATGGAGCCTTAACAAAATAtacttcattttaaaaacgctCGTGAAGTACAACCTTCGCGATGTTGTCCTGATGAGCAAGTTGGAGAAGACCATTAACGAGTTAGTTCCATTATGCCAAGGAAATAAGGCAGAAAAAGATCCCTttgaaaatgtgtacattGTGAGGATATCCTACATTTTACATGCGTTCTGTCACTTTGGGTATACAAATTGTGAAGTAGTGGAAACGttagtaaaaattttaagcacCAAGTTGGactacatcattttttatagcaACTATGTGGATCCATTGTTTAACGACTATTCCCTGTCCTGTGAGGAAAACGGCCACTATGTTGTGAGGGGGGATACCTCAGCAGCCGCATCGCCCAACTCGGGTGACAAAACCAGTGGCGACGCAAAGGGCAAGGTAAGCACAATTGACATAAATGATATGTTCGACATGGTTGACGTGGCTTACTTGGCTGAAGAGGGCAACCCGCGTGCCAACCCGCGTTCCAACCCCGACGTGGAATGGCAAAGACGCGGAGAAGTCTTCGTCAGGAACATAAACTTCAACGAGATCTACCTCATTGTGAACACTATGAAAGGCTCGAAGCACACAAATAAGGTCTTCCTAAACAAGCTCAAatttctgttttattttaactgCATAAACTTAGACAGGGGAACTGATAGCCACTACAAATATGTTACTCTcctcttccatttcttttacGAACCGACTGACATGCATCTGTCAAAtattatgaaattttttttagcaaaacATGCAGATATGAACAATGTGCATGACCTCGTTTTAACGCTGGTGACGGTTTACTACGGGGGCCTCGAAAAGAGAGGGAACCTTAGCAATATGAGTAGCAGCAGAAACGTCCCAGGGGAGAGTGCAGTTCACAACGAAGCACATCTTAACAGTATCCATAGGAAGAACCTGAAATATGCACAAAGCGATGATATAATTAGTGTCATAGAAGGAATTCCATTTATCTCTaatgggaagaagcaaaaattgaAGGCGATTCTGCAGCATGTGGATCAGCACAGCAGTGTTAGAAGCACGAACTTTGTCGATCTTATATACGAAAAAGTTTTACACGTGTTGAGCCGTAAatatgaggaggaagagttcgaaggggaagaagctaATGACCCTAAATTGTTGCAAAATGTACAAGTCACGATGAAAAGGAGATCAAATGAAGCTTCTCTATGCCGAAGTGATAAATCGAGTGAACTACAAAGCTTAACCGAGTTGATCAAAATTCGCATCTGCACATTTGGAGAAGTagattctttattttatttgtacttaaaaaataaagtgcaCCTTTTTAACATCGATGCAGTACTGAACATAATGAAGagctttatttttgtgtaccACATGCAGAATGAGTTGAGTAAAAACTACCATAGGGTACATCTAAGTGATAGATATACAAATGTTGTAAGAAACAATTTAGGTAGTCTAACAAGTCTGATAATTGAAATGGTTAGCTCCATGTCATTGGACAGACTTTATTCCTTATGCAGTTTGAAAGATCTCAGCATGTTGCTTTATTTCTTCTACCAAATAGGcaatatttttgtgaacCAAATGTTTGAAGAAttgtacttaaaaaaggtgcaaaGTTATATAGACAGTATTGTAATTACCAAGTTGAAGTTACTTCTGGGTGGAGGAAGCCGGGATGGTCACCCCCCAACTGGCGTCAGCGCACCTatgtgggggaaaaaaacagaagaatgCAATGTGAAGAGGAGACAGGATAGCACGCTACCTAGAATACACacaaatgaaatatattcgagtgaaaaaaaagaggtgctGGCTAACCGTGATAGTGGGAGTTACCAACTGGGCGGTGCCATGCAGAATCGCCTTAACATACCAAACAGTGGGGAGAACGAAAAGGAAGGCACTGATGGGTATTTCCCAAATGTGCATTGCCCAAATAAGGAATGTGAGGAGCACGGAGAGCCAATTGATGTCCACATTTTACTGCTCAATATGTAcagcaaaaggggacaaaacaaaaatgtaattcaTATGTTGTTGGAGATATTGAATAGGCATCAAgtaggaaggaaaataatgcCTTGCACAATTTACGTAAATTTACTAAACTCTTTTGCCAAACTGAGGTACCGAAATTTGGATTTGATAGGCACTTGTTTACACAAAATTAGTGAACACTCGGGGgagttgcattttttcgagTACACGAATTTACTCATTTCCCTATCGAAGCTTAACGTGTTTGCTGTTAATCTGAGTATGTACGATGGggtgttttttccccaagATTGTCCTTCCCGCGGCTGCACATATCAGGAGGAGACAAACCGAATCTTCCTGAATGAGTACAACGGTGAGAGCACAAAACGATTGggcgaggaaaaaattgtccacaatttaaacaaaattttgaagcaaataaatgaaaGTATCAGCAACTTTGTCGCCATCCcaaattacaaaatggcCAACGTCATATCAAATATGCTCAGCAGTTACACAGTTCTAGGTTTTGACAAAattgattttaaaaatgtgaacaaattGTTGGAATGTTTTCACGACTATGTGTTTGGTTACTTCGGGGAAGGACGCCTGAGTGGTTGTAGAAGCCGCCCAAGCAGTGATAGAAGCCGCCCCAACAGTGATAGAAGCCGCACCGTTGGCGACACCCACCCGAATGAGGACGAACCTAAGGGGAATGAATACTCATATTTCTACCAAGACATTCTCACTTGCATGAATAACCCACTCAGAAAAAACCACTACTGGTACTtcagtgaaaaaaacaacatcaTTGTAAGGAGAAGGGACACGAATGAAACGCTGTATCTTCCAATTCAGTGCTTATACCaagtgtacatttttaatgtcTACTTCGGGGCGTACGTGCAGCGCTTGTTTAGTTCCTACGGATGTGGCAAAGTGGGTTCAGGGGAATTACCAATTGGGGAGGCGCTAATTGGCCAATCCGGTGGAGCAAATAGCTCACCAAGCCTTCCACACAgcacaaatttatttttaaaaaacaacacaGGTGTTAAAAAACCCGAAACTTCCACCCTTTTAAGCGATCGCAGCAAGCACATCCTAAATAacgtcactttttttgtcaagtatataaacaatttttataaaaagaagaggtACGAAAGGTACAATCTTTGCACGCAGTTTGTGCACAGCTGTGGGGATAAGGCAGCCTCAACTGAGCAGCTAATTGATtacgtaaaaatgtgtagCATGCAAATCAAGAGGGACATTGCGAGTGTGCATTCGTCCAGTTTTCACAGAGAGGTACTGTCCACGCTGCTTTCACTGGGCGTCAAAAATGTGCAGTGCGAG GTCCCATTCATGGACGGAATATACACCGTGGACATCGTCATTAACAATTCG ACATGCATAGAAATTAACGGAAGCAACCATTACTACTACGACAACAACTTGAAAAGGTCAGGCGAAAAACTCGATGCCCTAAATCTGATAAAGTATTACTTGCTGAGCAAAaagtataaattaattttggtATCGTACCTGGACTGGAATAATCTAAAAAGTGctgaggagaagaaggactACTTGGTGAAAAGGATCCACGCGTAG
- a CDS encoding N-acetyltransferase (putative), with translation MENSKEKNLPVITKPDEWKKSYLDVLNKKRVLYKYVFLFNNYKFKFKVVSTYYEYLTVCNSLLRDVTTCNLFFGSIIFFEMLGKSFYYPYVLYMYDTDSSCGEKVGDFNPPKFLKSSILGIEDIIKKGKEKNKKYFKKGEVKHDTKAVLNGSDIPEELKKYNLDGKHIVGYTEIYLLFHMGRFFDSRIERLVVDKNYRNRGFGLLIMYISIYVLKYIYQCNRCDLTVDNEIALRIYKKLNFLNVQTQVYRLHLHCNYNYLPENASMQNDTHNIQSFMDSITAR, from the coding sequence atggaaaacagcaaagaaaaaaacctCCCCGTGATAACTAAACCTGATGAATGGAAGAAATCCTATTTAGACGTGCTAAACAAGAAAAGGGTACTGTACAAGtacgttttcctttttaacaattacaaatttaaatttaaggTAGTATCTACTTACTATGAATACCTAACCGTTTGCAACAGTCTCCTGCGAGATGTCACAACgtgcaatttattttttgggtCCATAATCTTCTTTGAGATGTTGGGGAAATCCTTTTATTATCCGTATGTCCTCTATATGTACGATACGGACAGTTCGTGCGGGGAAAAGGTTGGAGACTTTAACCCcccgaaatttttaaaatcgtcCATTTTGGGCATAGAagatatcataaaaaagggaaaagaaaaaaacaaaaagtacttcaaaaagggggaagtaaaGCACGACACGAAAGCAGTACTAAATGGAAGTGACATCCCTGaggaactaaaaaaatataacttaGACGGGAAACATATAGTGGGGTACacagaaatatatttgctGTTTCACATGGGGAGATTCTTCGACTCACGCATTGAAAGACTTGTagttgataaaaattatcgAAACAGAGGATTCGGTTTGTTAATTATGTACATAAGTATCTATGTgcttaaatatatataccaaTGTAACAGATGCGACCTGACTGTGGATAACGAGATCGCCCTaagaatttacaaaaaactGAACTTCCTCAACGTTCAAACGCAGGTGTATCGCTTGCATTTGCACTGCAATTATAACTACCTTCCAGAAAATGCTTCCATGCAAAATGACACACATAATATACAGTCCTTCATGGATAGCATTACAGCACGG